One part of the Oncorhynchus clarkii lewisi isolate Uvic-CL-2024 chromosome 7, UVic_Ocla_1.0, whole genome shotgun sequence genome encodes these proteins:
- the LOC139414070 gene encoding fas apoptotic inhibitory molecule 1-like, with the protein MMAGDVVGIWEVALSDGVYRIEFEHGTATGKRVVWINGQEVLRRDWMFKLVGKETFTVGGMETKATVNIEAISGFTYEYTLEIDGKSLQKFIDNRSKVTKTWVLQVDGVDCRIVLEKDTMDVWFNGQKMETEGEFVDDGTETHFTVADHECCIKALSSGKKRAGIVHYLMVDGETVAGWTD; encoded by the exons ATGATGGCCGGAGATGTTGTTGGTATCTGGGAGGTGGCGTTAAGCGATGGGGTTTACAGGATTGAGTTTGAACACGGCACGGCGACAGGGAAGAGGGTTGTTTGGATCAATGGACAG GAGGTGCTCAGAAGAGATTGGATGTTCAAACTGGTTGGAAAGGAGACCTTCACAGTGGGAGGCATGGAAACAAAAGCAACAGTAAACATTGAGGCTATCAGTGGCTTTACCTACGAGTACACCTTGGAGATTGATGGCAAGAGTCTCCAGAAGTTCATAGATAACAGATCCAAAGTCACTAAGACGTGGGTGCTGCAAGTGGATGGTGTTGACTGCAGGATTGTCCTTG AAAAGGACACAATGGATGTATGGTTCAATGGGCAGAAAATGGAGACCGAG GGAGAGTTTGTGGATGACGGAACAGAGACACACTTCACGGTGGCAGACCATGAATGCTGCATCAAGGCTTTGAGCAGTGGGAAGAAGAGAGCTGGCATCGTCCATTACTTAATGGTGGATGGGGAAACAGTGGCCGGCTGGACAGATTGA